The Alphaproteobacteria bacterium US3C007 genomic interval CTATCAAAACGCGCGCAGCCCGGCTTAACGCCCGCTCCAACAGATCATAAAGATAAGCCAGAGCCGAGGCGCGCCCACGAAAATACAGGGGATGCTCGGGCGGCTCTGCGCGATGTTTGCAACATATAAAGATTGCATCTGCAACAGGGCGCCGCGGCGATAAGGAAGAGCGCGCCGACCAATCCACAGCAATCACCGTATCAAAGCTCACAATCCCACCTCCGCCAAAATAAAATCCGCAATCCCCGCAGTGTCGTTCAGATCAAAAACCGGCCGCTGTAACGATAAAGGCGTATCGCTGGCAACGGCTTTGATCATTGGGTTTTGTGGCGCCAGCAGCGGCTGGTTTGTTGCTGCGCGCACCGCCTCTATTTTGGGATGCGCAGCGCCCTTGAACCCTTCAATCAGAACCAGATCAACCGGCGCCAACTTGCTCAATAGCTCGTCTAAGCTGGGTTCATCCGCCCCGCGCAACTCATGCATCAAAACATAGCGATTACGGGATGTTAAAAGGACTTGCTGCGCGCCGGCCGCGCGATGGCGATAGCTGTCGCGCCCCGGTTGATCCACGTCAAAACTGTGATGGGCATGTTTGATGGTTGAGACGGTCAAACCACGGTAGCAATATTCCTCGACCAAGCGCTCCATCAGCCCTGTTTTGCCCGAATTTTTCCACCCGGTGATTCCATAAACCCGCATTAGCTATACTGCATAAAATCAGCCGCTTTTTGCAAATCTTGCGGCGTATTGATGTTGAAAAACGGATCAAATGGCATGGCAGAAAAAAGCGCTATGCGACCTTCATGCTGATCGCTCCAGCGCACAACTTTTCGCAATCCCTCACGTAATTCTTTGCGCAAATCCTCCGCTAAAGCTACGGGCCATAGCCCAAAAGTGGGATGGCGCTGAGGTTTGTCTTGGCCATGTTGCGAGGCGGCCAAAACCAGCTTATGCTTTTGCCCCTGGCTGGCATGAAACAAGGCGTCAACCAACCTTTTTGGAAAAAACGGCGTATCGGCAGCCACCGTAACGATATGATCCGCGCCCTGCTGGTGGGCCCAATCCAGCCCGGCCAAAACCCCGGCCAAAGGCCCCGCATGATCGCCAAAATTATCCGTGATAACCGGCAGCGCCAGATCCTTAAACCGGTCTGGATTCCCATTTGCATTCAAGACGATACGGTCTACTTGCGGAGCAAGGCGGTTGATCACATGCTGAAACAGACTTTTCTTTTCAAGCAGCAAACGGCCTTTATCGCCCCCTCCCATGCGCCGGGCTTGCCCACCGGCCAAAATCACTCCAACCGCTTGGGTCATGATCGCCCGCCTTTGCGCTTGGCCGCTTGAGGCTCTTCTTGAACCTGTTCTGGATCTGCGTCCCAAATCAACCGCTCGGTGCCAGACAAACATATAAATCGCTTGCCGCGCAAACGCCCGATCAGCGTTAAGCCAACTTGCTGCGCAAGCTCAACCCCCCAGGCCGTAAAGCCAGATCGCGATGCCAAAACGGGAATGCCCATCGAGGCTGTTTTGATCACCATCTCAGACGTCAAACGCCCTGTTGTGTATAAGATTTTATCATCCGCTTTCACCGACTCGCTTAGCATCCAGCCGGCGATTTTATCCACCGCATTATGACGCCCCACATCTTCCATATACACCAGCGGTCTATCTTGATGGCATAAAACAGTGCCATGGATCGCGCCCGCCGATAGATAAAGTGAGGGCGTACGGTTTATTTTCGCGCTTAACGTATAAAGCCACGACGTGTGCAAAGTTGAGCTAGCCAGCTCAATCCCCTGCAGCGTTTCCATCATATCGCCAAAAACAGTGCCCACCGCGCAGCCGCTGGTACGCGTTTTCTTGCGCAACTTTTCTTCATAATTCGTGGTCCTTGCAGTGCGTATTACAACAGTTTCCAAATCCTCATCATAGGCGATGTCAGTGACCGTATCATCGGCCAAAAGCATGCCTTGATTGCGCAGAAAACCCAACGCCAAATAATGCGGATAATCGCCGATGGTCATCGCCGTCACGATTTCCTGAGCATTCAAAAAGATGGTTAAGGGCCGCTCTTCCACAACCTCAAGCGATTGCTCTGCTCCCAAATGATCAATGCCCCGTACCACGCGGGTGAGCCCGCTACCGCCCTGCTGCGGGGCGATTAAATACTCTGATTGTGATTTCGTGACGCTCAATTGCAACCCTGCCTGTTAAGCGGTAAGTCCAATATCTACGTTGACCTTACATCCGGCGCAAGTCCATGGCCCATGCAAAAAATTATTTCCAATTGGGTCTTAAGCAAGCCCTGCCATTCATTTTCATCGTCGGGCCTTTCGGCTTGGTGTTTGGTACGATCGCCAGCAATGCCGGACTCAGCGTAATCGAAGCGTTAAGCTTTAGCGTTTTCGTTATGGCAGGCTCTGCACAATTGACCGCGCTTCAATTGATGCTGGATGGCAGCCCAACGCTTATCGTTGTGCTTTCGGCCTTGGCAGTGAATCTGCGGATGATGATGTATTCTGCCTCGCTCACCCCCTATCTTGGCAAAGCACCGTTAAAACAGCGCATTTTAGCGGCCTATAGCACGTTAGATCAAAGCTATGCGTTGAGCCTTCAGCAATTTGAGACCGAACCCCAAATGACTTTGCAGGCGCGCATGCGCTTTTTCTTGGGTGCGGCTGCACCCGTTATCCCAACCTGGTATATTTCAACCTTTGCCGGAGCATTTTTGGGGAAATCTTTTCCTTCCGAATTACCGCTAGATTTTGCAATTCCCTTAACATTCATTGCGCTTTTTGCCCCGTTATTGCGCAGCGCGGCGCATATTTCTGCCGCGCTCTCTGCCACGATCGCCGCTGTGCTTTTTAGCGACGTACCCTTCAATTTAGGGCTTATTATGGCAGGTTTTGTTGGAATGAGTATGGGGGCTGCAACCGAACGTCATCTGCTTGCGAGAGCCGATCAGCCATGATTTTAAGCAGCGCTCAGATCTGGACGGTCATTATCTTGCTGGGCCTTGGCAGCTTTGCGCTGCGATTTCTATTTCTTGGTTTGATTGGGGATCGCAGATTGCCCGATTGGTTGATGCGGCATCTGCGTTACACCGCGGTTGCCATCATGCCCGCCTTGGTGGCACCGATGCTTTTCATATCCCCTGCCTCAAGCGAAGGGATTGATCCCGTGCGGCTTTTGGCAGCCGGGGCAACTTTTGCAGTGGCATATTATACCAAGAAAGTCTTGGCCTCGATGTTAGCAGGCATTTTTGTACTCTATATTCTATCCTTTTTGGGGTAGAACACCGGCTGTTAACACTGCGCCTGTCGCTTTACGGGTTTGTCTTGTCCAATGTCAGCGTTCAGCGTTTAACTGGTTCAGCCGTTCACCAAAGCCACAAAAACAATGGCCAAAATACAAAAAATTGCTGTTTTGGTTGAGAAGCTTAGAAAACCTTCAAAGGTTTTCTCTTGCTCGCTGGTATCCATACTGCCGTGTTCATGATCAGACATTGCGTTTCCCTTTCCCGATTTATGTACCGCTTAAACGATTCACAGGCCAGTGTCATCCCTTCTTCGCACGCAGCAGAAGCGTAGCAATGTCGCAGCCAAGTTTCAGCCACTCTTCTCACGCGTTTGAAATCTATAGGCTCCATCCGGCCCAAGGTGGCGGGTAATTTTTCCCAGCTGGTAAAGATGGTTTAGATGCCCAACCGCTTCTCCCAGGGCCAAGCCATATTCAGATGTTTTTATCGCGCGCTTGAACAAGGGCGTTAACACCTCATGCGCGCTGGCTGGCGTAATAAGATAAGCCTGTAAACGGTTTAAGGCCGAATGATGATTATCGATCAATTGCTGCAACCGCGTCGGCAAACCGGTGAAGGGCAGTTTATGACCCGACAATACCAAATGATCTGCGCGGGCGATTTCTTTAAAGCGCTGGCAGCTCTCGAGCCAATCGCCCACCGTATCTACCTCTGGCTCTGTGGCATAAACACCCAAATTCGAGCTGATCGACGAAATAATTTGATCTCCCGCCAGAATCAAACCGTCATCTTGGCTCCAAAGGGTGGCGTGCTCGGGTGCGTGACCATGGCCGATATGAACGCGCCAGCACCGCCCGCCGGCCTGTATCTCAGCCCCAGCGTGAAGGCGCTGGAACCCCAAAGGCATCGGATACACCATATCGCAAAAGTTAAACGGGCGTTCAGCTGCCCGTCTGTTTAACATATCCTGCGGCATCCCCGCCCGTTGCCAGAAGCGCAATGTTTCGCGCGGGGGCCGTTCCTGAGGATCAAGCCGCAGCATTCGCGCCATCAACCACGCCGTGCGCGTCATCCATAAGTCGGCCCCAAATTCCGTTTGAAACCATCCGGCAAGGCCCACATGATCTGGGTGATGATGCGTTACAATCACCCGCCTTATTGGTTTTGAGCCCATCGGACCTGCCAAT includes:
- a CDS encoding aa3-type cytochrome c oxidase subunit IV, with translation MSDHEHGSMDTSEQEKTFEGFLSFSTKTAIFCILAIVFVALVNG
- a CDS encoding formate dehydrogenase accessory sulfurtransferase FdhD; its protein translation is MQLSVTKSQSEYLIAPQQGGSGLTRVVRGIDHLGAEQSLEVVEERPLTIFLNAQEIVTAMTIGDYPHYLALGFLRNQGMLLADDTVTDIAYDEDLETVVIRTARTTNYEEKLRKKTRTSGCAVGTVFGDMMETLQGIELASSTLHTSWLYTLSAKINRTPSLYLSAGAIHGTVLCHQDRPLVYMEDVGRHNAVDKIAGWMLSESVKADDKILYTTGRLTSEMVIKTASMGIPVLASRSGFTAWGVELAQQVGLTLIGRLRGKRFICLSGTERLIWDADPEQVQEEPQAAKRKGGRS
- the mobA gene encoding molybdenum cofactor guanylyltransferase MobA, which produces MTQAVGVILAGGQARRMGGGDKGRLLLEKKSLFQHVINRLAPQVDRIVLNANGNPDRFKDLALPVITDNFGDHAGPLAGVLAGLDWAHQQGADHIVTVAADTPFFPKRLVDALFHASQGQKHKLVLAASQHGQDKPQRHPTFGLWPVALAEDLRKELREGLRKVVRWSDQHEGRIALFSAMPFDPFFNINTPQDLQKAADFMQYS
- a CDS encoding MBL fold metallo-hydrolase, which codes for MLEVAPRVFWARMPLPMTLDHVNVYAIDDAEGWTIIDTGISSTKSRDIWKSLLAGPMGSKPIRRVIVTHHHPDHVGLAGWFQTEFGADLWMTRTAWLMARMLRLDPQERPPRETLRFWQRAGMPQDMLNRRAAERPFNFCDMVYPMPLGFQRLHAGAEIQAGGRCWRVHIGHGHAPEHATLWSQDDGLILAGDQIISSISSNLGVYATEPEVDTVGDWLESCQRFKEIARADHLVLSGHKLPFTGLPTRLQQLIDNHHSALNRLQAYLITPASAHEVLTPLFKRAIKTSEYGLALGEAVGHLNHLYQLGKITRHLGPDGAYRFQTREKSG
- a CDS encoding AzlC family ABC transporter permease, with amino-acid sequence MAHAKNYFQLGLKQALPFIFIVGPFGLVFGTIASNAGLSVIEALSFSVFVMAGSAQLTALQLMLDGSPTLIVVLSALAVNLRMMMYSASLTPYLGKAPLKQRILAAYSTLDQSYALSLQQFETEPQMTLQARMRFFLGAAAPVIPTWYISTFAGAFLGKSFPSELPLDFAIPLTFIALFAPLLRSAAHISAALSATIAAVLFSDVPFNLGLIMAGFVGMSMGAATERHLLARADQP
- the mobB gene encoding molybdopterin-guanine dinucleotide biosynthesis protein B; translated protein: MRVYGITGWKNSGKTGLMERLVEEYCYRGLTVSTIKHAHHSFDVDQPGRDSYRHRAAGAQQVLLTSRNRYVLMHELRGADEPSLDELLSKLAPVDLVLIEGFKGAAHPKIEAVRAATNQPLLAPQNPMIKAVASDTPLSLQRPVFDLNDTAGIADFILAEVGL
- a CDS encoding AzlD domain-containing protein, coding for MILSSAQIWTVIILLGLGSFALRFLFLGLIGDRRLPDWLMRHLRYTAVAIMPALVAPMLFISPASSEGIDPVRLLAAGATFAVAYYTKKVLASMLAGIFVLYILSFLG